One Hyphomicrobium sp. CS1GBMeth3 DNA window includes the following coding sequences:
- a CDS encoding HAMP domain-containing sensor histidine kinase: MTFRSLRLRLLLAGAVSTAIALALAGYGLAVLFERHVERRIDAELIVHLNQLTAHLEPAGEGRLRLSTPPADPRFEVPLSGLYWQIVEEQNGSVLRSRSLWDSDLALPPEPHVDDEVRHYRIAGPDKKELYLLQRRITLPPRMGGGTARIAVAWDSAEIITAVRQFAADLTPLLTVLGALLLAAAWVQVTIGLRPLNAVRTRLAAIRSGKSKRLGAEFPEEVRPLAQEIDALIDARDAELARAKARAGDLAHGLRTPLQVLQTEIERLARDGHETAALHLATVTRTMQRTVERELARVRLAAPHRNAQADIASAVTQVVRVVERMPEGERLDWIVDIPAGLSAPIDRDDLAEALGNLIENAARHARHMVTVTGNTTDATVTLSVADDGPGIPAEQLPEVLRRGGRLDERGSGAGLGLAIVTDIVESWGGTLTLAEGIPGLIATVQFPAQSDRETTSAT; this comes from the coding sequence ATGACATTCCGTTCGCTGCGTCTGAGACTATTGCTTGCGGGCGCCGTCTCGACAGCCATCGCACTGGCACTCGCAGGATACGGCCTTGCCGTCCTGTTCGAGCGCCATGTCGAGCGGCGCATCGACGCCGAGCTGATCGTCCACCTGAACCAGCTCACCGCGCATCTTGAGCCTGCGGGAGAAGGTCGTCTGAGGCTGTCGACACCGCCCGCCGATCCGCGCTTCGAGGTCCCGCTCTCGGGCCTCTACTGGCAGATCGTCGAAGAGCAGAATGGCTCCGTGCTGCGCTCTCGCTCGCTCTGGGATTCGGACTTAGCGCTGCCGCCCGAGCCTCACGTCGACGACGAGGTCCGACACTATCGCATCGCAGGCCCCGACAAGAAGGAGCTCTACCTCCTGCAGCGCCGCATCACGCTACCGCCGCGCATGGGCGGCGGCACGGCACGCATTGCCGTCGCCTGGGATTCGGCCGAGATCATCACGGCGGTGCGCCAGTTCGCGGCCGACCTGACGCCGCTCCTGACCGTGCTCGGCGCATTGTTGCTCGCCGCGGCGTGGGTGCAGGTCACCATCGGCCTGCGGCCGTTGAACGCCGTCCGCACGCGGCTCGCCGCGATCCGTTCGGGCAAGAGCAAACGTCTCGGCGCAGAATTTCCCGAGGAAGTGCGCCCGCTCGCGCAGGAGATCGATGCCTTGATCGACGCGCGCGATGCCGAGTTGGCGCGCGCGAAAGCACGCGCCGGCGACCTCGCCCATGGATTGCGAACACCGCTGCAGGTACTGCAAACAGAAATCGAGCGGCTGGCCCGCGACGGACACGAGACGGCAGCCCTGCATCTCGCTACCGTGACGCGCACCATGCAGCGCACCGTCGAGCGCGAGCTCGCGCGTGTCCGCCTCGCAGCGCCCCATCGCAATGCACAAGCTGACATCGCCTCGGCCGTCACCCAGGTGGTCCGCGTCGTGGAACGCATGCCGGAAGGAGAACGCCTGGATTGGATCGTCGACATTCCTGCGGGCCTCTCCGCCCCCATTGATCGCGATGATCTGGCCGAGGCATTGGGCAACCTGATCGAGAACGCCGCCCGCCACGCCCGCCACATGGTGACGGTGACGGGCAACACCACCGACGCTACCGTCACGCTATCCGTCGCCGACGACGGCCCCGGCATCCCCGCGGAGCAGCTGCCGGAGGTATTGCGCCGCGGCGGACGCCTTGACGAGCGCGGCTCGGGCGCCGGCCTCGGCTTGGCCATCGTGACCGACATCGTCGAATCCTGGGGCGGAACGCTGACCCTCGCCGAGGGCATCCCGGGCCTCATCGCCACTGTGCAATTTCCGGCCCAGAGCGATCGAGAGACGACAAGCGCGACCTGA
- a CDS encoding PepSY domain-containing protein, translated as MTKTMLTLALAALISGAAATGAYADDRPATAAEQSEISAILNAAGFSSWKKIEFDTDDNKFEVDDARHSDGRVYDVDIRDGKIIDKDLED; from the coding sequence ATGACCAAGACGATGCTGACCCTCGCACTTGCAGCCCTGATCTCCGGCGCGGCCGCGACCGGCGCCTATGCCGACGATCGTCCCGCCACGGCCGCCGAGCAGTCCGAGATCAGCGCCATTCTGAACGCCGCCGGCTTCAGCTCCTGGAAGAAGATCGAGTTCGACACCGACGACAACAAGTTCGAGGTTGACGATGCGCGCCACTCCGATGGCCGCGTCTACGACGTCGACATCCGCGACGGAAAGATCATCGACAAGGATCTCGAGGACTAA
- a CDS encoding SDR family oxidoreductase, whose amino-acid sequence MTDSNKVAVVTGAGSGIGRAVAVALSDAGFDVVLAGRRQAALEDAAAGCAGRTGRAVPVQADVTDPAQVARLFDAAREQFGRVDVLFNNAGASAPAVPIDELTVEQWQAVVDVNLTGAFLCAQAAFRIMKVQRPIGGRIINNGSISAAVPRPFSTPYTATKHAVTGVTKSLSLDGRAYDIACSQIDIGNAATEMTEPMAAGARQADGRVEPEPRMDVAHVAEAVVYMALLPLSANVQFMTLMATKMPFIGRG is encoded by the coding sequence ATGACGGACTCCAACAAAGTGGCCGTGGTCACCGGCGCCGGCAGCGGCATCGGGCGTGCGGTTGCGGTCGCGCTGTCCGACGCGGGGTTCGACGTGGTGCTGGCCGGGCGACGGCAGGCTGCGCTCGAGGATGCCGCGGCGGGTTGTGCGGGGCGCACAGGGCGTGCCGTTCCCGTTCAGGCAGACGTCACCGACCCGGCGCAGGTGGCGCGCCTTTTCGATGCGGCTCGTGAACAATTCGGGCGCGTTGACGTGCTGTTCAACAATGCCGGCGCGTCGGCGCCGGCGGTGCCGATCGATGAGCTCACGGTTGAGCAATGGCAGGCGGTGGTCGACGTCAACCTGACGGGGGCGTTTCTCTGCGCGCAGGCGGCGTTTCGCATCATGAAGGTACAGCGGCCCATAGGCGGGCGCATTATCAACAACGGCTCCATCTCGGCCGCGGTGCCGCGGCCGTTCTCCACACCTTACACGGCAACGAAGCATGCGGTCACCGGGGTAACAAAGTCCCTCTCGTTGGATGGGCGTGCCTACGACATCGCCTGCTCGCAAATCGACATCGGTAACGCCGCGACCGAGATGACGGAGCCGATGGCAGCGGGCGCGCGGCAGGCGGATGGTCGCGTCGAGCCGGAGCCGCGGATGGATGTCGCGCATGTTGCGGAGGCGGTCGTCTATATGGCGTTGCTGCCGCTGTCGGCCAACGTGCAGTTCATGACGCTGATGGCGACCAAGATGCCATTCATCGGGCGCGGGTGA
- a CDS encoding 3-hydroxybutyryl-CoA dehydrogenase, with the protein MDVAVKAESKAKPEARPVPDIKLIGVVGAGQMGSGIAHVIALGKYDVLLNDIRKEAVDKALVTIEKNMGRQVSKGLVAETDVKEALARIKFAPNLDALTNCDLVIEAATEDEAIKRKIFQELCPKLKHSAIVATNTSSLSITRLASTTDRPEHFIGMHFMNPVPLMELVELIRGIATEDEVFGVARAFVDSLGKTTTVSEDFPAFIVNRILLPMINEAVYTLYEGVGTVEGIDKAMRLGAHHPMGPLELADFIGLDTCLSVMQVLYEGLSDSKYRPCPLLVKYVEAGWLGRKTNRGFYDYRGEKPVPTR; encoded by the coding sequence ATGGATGTTGCAGTGAAAGCCGAAAGCAAGGCCAAGCCGGAAGCCCGGCCCGTCCCGGACATCAAGCTGATCGGAGTCGTCGGCGCAGGTCAGATGGGCAGCGGCATCGCCCATGTCATCGCACTCGGCAAATATGACGTGCTGCTCAATGACATCCGCAAAGAGGCCGTCGACAAGGCCCTGGTCACGATCGAGAAGAACATGGGGCGACAGGTCAGTAAGGGGCTTGTCGCCGAGACCGACGTGAAGGAGGCGCTCGCGCGCATCAAGTTCGCACCGAACCTCGATGCCCTCACCAATTGTGATCTCGTCATCGAGGCGGCGACCGAGGACGAGGCGATCAAGCGGAAGATCTTCCAGGAGCTTTGTCCCAAGCTCAAGCATTCCGCAATCGTTGCGACCAATACGTCGTCGCTGTCGATCACGCGGCTCGCGTCAACGACGGACCGGCCCGAGCACTTCATCGGCATGCACTTCATGAACCCCGTGCCGCTGATGGAACTCGTCGAGCTGATCCGCGGCATTGCCACGGAAGACGAGGTGTTCGGCGTTGCGCGCGCCTTCGTCGACAGCCTCGGCAAGACGACGACGGTGTCGGAGGACTTTCCGGCGTTCATCGTCAATCGCATTCTGCTGCCGATGATCAACGAAGCCGTCTATACGCTCTATGAGGGCGTTGGCACGGTGGAAGGCATCGACAAGGCCATGCGGCTCGGCGCGCACCATCCGATGGGACCACTCGAGCTTGCGGATTTCATCGGTCTCGATACGTGCCTTTCCGTGATGCAGGTGCTCTACGAGGGGCTTTCGGATTCCAAGTACCGTCCTTGCCCGCTCTTGGTGAAGTATGTCGAGGCGGGTTGGCTTGGCCGCAAGACCAACCGTGGCTTCTACGACTATCGGGGCGAGAAGCCGGTTCCGACGCGCTAA
- a CDS encoding FAD-binding protein translates to MAVLLLAEHSNTALSGATAKALTAAKEISSDVHVLVAGHNAAAAAEAASKLAGVSKVLVADAPHLANGLAEEVAATVVALAGSYDAIVAPATAYGKNVLPRVAALLDVMQISDITKVVSPDTFERPIYAGNAIQTVQSPEAKKVITVRTAAFAAQPEGGSAPIESVSAVPSAGLSSFVGAELTKSDRPELTAAKIIISGGRGMGNSENFKTYIEPIATRLGAAMGASRAAVDAGFVPNDLQVGQTGKVVAPELYVAVGISGAIQHLAGMKDSKVIVAINKDAEAPIFQVADYGLVADLFQALPELDAELGKAGL, encoded by the coding sequence ATGGCAGTTCTTCTTCTTGCAGAGCATTCGAATACAGCGCTCTCTGGCGCTACGGCAAAGGCGTTGACGGCGGCCAAGGAGATCAGCTCCGACGTGCACGTGCTCGTCGCCGGTCACAATGCGGCTGCGGCAGCAGAGGCTGCGTCGAAGCTCGCCGGCGTTAGCAAGGTTCTGGTGGCGGACGCGCCGCATCTTGCCAATGGGCTCGCCGAGGAGGTTGCCGCGACGGTGGTGGCGCTCGCCGGGAGCTATGACGCGATCGTGGCGCCGGCCACGGCCTACGGAAAGAACGTGCTGCCGCGCGTCGCGGCGCTGCTCGACGTCATGCAGATCTCGGACATCACCAAGGTGGTCTCGCCCGATACGTTCGAGCGCCCCATCTATGCGGGCAATGCCATCCAGACCGTGCAGTCGCCTGAAGCGAAGAAGGTGATCACGGTGCGCACGGCCGCGTTCGCTGCGCAGCCTGAGGGTGGCTCGGCGCCCATCGAGAGCGTCAGCGCGGTGCCGTCCGCCGGCCTCTCCTCGTTTGTCGGTGCAGAGCTCACGAAGTCAGACCGGCCCGAGCTCACGGCCGCCAAGATCATCATCTCCGGCGGTCGCGGCATGGGCAACAGCGAGAACTTCAAGACCTACATCGAGCCGATCGCGACGCGGCTCGGAGCGGCGATGGGCGCTTCGCGCGCGGCCGTCGACGCGGGCTTCGTGCCAAACGATCTGCAGGTCGGTCAGACCGGCAAGGTAGTGGCGCCGGAGCTTTACGTGGCGGTCGGCATCTCGGGTGCCATTCAGCACCTGGCCGGCATGAAGGACTCGAAGGTCATCGTTGCGATAAACAAGGACGCTGAGGCGCCGATCTTTCAGGTCGCCGACTACGGACTTGTTGCCGATCTTTTCCAAGCGTTGCCGGAGCTCGACGCCGAGCTTGGCAAGGCCGGACTCTAG
- a CDS encoding electron transfer flavoprotein subunit beta/FixA family protein → MKILVAVKRVVDYAVKIRVKSDGSGIELANVKMSMNPFDEIAVEEAVRLKEKGGATEVVVVSIGPTKSQETIRTALAIGADRGILIETADDTPVEPLAVAKLLKAVVDAEKPELVVLGKQAIDDDCNQTGQMLAALLGWPQGTFASKVAPESGAVSVTREIDGGLETVKLNLPAVVTTDLRLNEPRYPSLPNIMKAKKKPLDVKKPADFGVDVAPRLKVLKTAEPPQRKAGVKVADVAELVRRLKTEAGVI, encoded by the coding sequence ATGAAGATACTCGTCGCGGTGAAGCGTGTGGTCGATTATGCGGTGAAAATCCGCGTCAAGTCCGACGGGTCGGGGATCGAGCTGGCCAACGTCAAAATGTCGATGAACCCCTTCGACGAGATTGCTGTCGAAGAGGCCGTTCGGCTCAAGGAGAAGGGGGGCGCAACGGAAGTCGTTGTGGTCTCCATTGGCCCCACAAAATCGCAAGAGACGATCCGCACCGCGCTCGCTATCGGCGCCGATCGCGGGATCCTCATCGAGACCGCAGACGATACGCCGGTCGAGCCGCTTGCTGTTGCGAAGCTCTTGAAAGCCGTGGTGGACGCGGAGAAGCCCGAGCTCGTCGTGCTCGGCAAGCAGGCCATCGACGACGATTGCAATCAGACCGGCCAGATGCTGGCCGCGCTACTCGGCTGGCCGCAGGGCACGTTCGCCTCGAAGGTGGCACCTGAGAGTGGCGCAGTTTCCGTGACGCGCGAGATCGACGGCGGTCTCGAAACGGTGAAGCTCAATCTGCCGGCTGTCGTCACGACAGATCTTCGGCTCAACGAGCCGCGCTATCCCTCGCTGCCCAACATCATGAAGGCCAAGAAGAAGCCGCTCGACGTCAAGAAGCCGGCTGATTTCGGCGTCGACGTTGCGCCGCGCCTCAAGGTGCTCAAGACCGCCGAGCCGCCGCAGCGCAAGGCCGGCGTGAAGGTGGCTGACGTGGCGGAACTCGTGCGCCGCCTCAAGACCGAGGCGGGGGTGATCTGA
- a CDS encoding rhomboid family intramembrane serine protease, whose amino-acid sequence MFVPLHDENSLKSIRFQWVTIALIAINVIVYFFETAQLDHQAIASFAIIPRELFDTSLLPIPVESVGPQFPERLTLLTYMFFHGDILHLAGNMLFLWVFGDNVEDAMGHIKYLFFYLACGVFAGLTHAWIDPTSEIPLIGASGAVAGVIAAYLVLHPRVRVWVLALKAIPLRISALFALGAWIVMQVVMVLLPQAGPVAWWAHIGGLVAGAVLVVFLRRPGVPLFDKGLGYRV is encoded by the coding sequence ATGTTCGTTCCGCTGCATGACGAAAACTCGTTGAAATCTATACGTTTTCAGTGGGTTACTATCGCGTTGATCGCCATAAACGTGATCGTCTATTTCTTCGAGACGGCGCAGCTCGACCACCAGGCGATTGCCAGTTTCGCGATCATTCCCAGAGAGTTATTCGATACGAGCCTGCTGCCGATCCCGGTCGAGAGTGTGGGGCCACAGTTTCCCGAGCGGCTGACGCTGCTCACGTACATGTTCTTCCACGGCGATATCCTGCATCTCGCGGGCAACATGCTGTTCCTGTGGGTGTTCGGCGACAACGTCGAGGACGCCATGGGGCACATCAAATACCTGTTCTTTTACTTGGCGTGCGGCGTGTTCGCCGGGCTCACGCACGCTTGGATCGATCCGACATCGGAGATCCCGCTTATAGGTGCCAGCGGCGCGGTAGCGGGCGTGATCGCCGCCTACCTTGTGCTGCATCCGCGCGTGCGCGTCTGGGTGCTGGCGCTGAAAGCCATTCCGCTGCGGATCTCGGCATTATTCGCATTGGGGGCCTGGATCGTCATGCAGGTGGTCATGGTGCTCCTGCCGCAGGCGGGTCCCGTAGCCTGGTGGGCGCATATCGGCGGCCTGGTCGCGGGGGCCGTGCTGGTCGTCTTCCTGCGTCGTCCGGGCGTGCCGCTGTTCGACAAAGGGCTTGGCTATCGGGTCTGA
- a CDS encoding cob(I)yrinic acid a,c-diamide adenosyltransferase, producing the protein MVKLNKIYTKTGDAGTTGLGTGERVRKDALRIAAYGTVDETNAAIGMVRLHLGGHPGLDLKLGRVQNDLFDLGADLCVPDRGETLRFEPLRISDDQVARLEAEIDEMNAELKPLKSFVLPGGSPASAALHVARTVCRRAEREMVALAAQDNEPVSSAALKYVNRLSDYLFVAGRYVNDRGRSDVLWVPGQNR; encoded by the coding sequence ATGGTCAAACTGAACAAGATTTACACGAAGACGGGCGATGCCGGCACAACCGGCCTCGGCACCGGCGAACGTGTGCGCAAGGACGCTCTGCGCATCGCGGCTTACGGCACCGTTGACGAGACCAACGCGGCCATCGGCATGGTGCGTCTGCATCTCGGCGGGCACCCGGGGCTCGATCTGAAGCTTGGCCGCGTTCAGAACGACCTGTTCGATCTTGGCGCCGACCTTTGCGTGCCGGATCGCGGCGAGACACTGAGGTTCGAGCCGCTGCGCATCTCCGACGATCAGGTGGCTCGCCTCGAGGCCGAGATCGACGAGATGAACGCTGAGCTCAAGCCCCTGAAGTCGTTCGTTCTTCCTGGTGGATCACCGGCTTCCGCGGCACTTCATGTGGCGCGGACCGTGTGCCGTCGGGCCGAGCGCGAGATGGTGGCGCTTGCGGCGCAAGACAACGAGCCCGTGAGTTCCGCGGCTCTCAAATATGTAAACCGCCTATCGGACTATCTTTTCGTAGCAGGGCGCTACGTCAATGACCGCGGGCGGAGTGACGTGCTCTGGGTTCCGGGACAGAACCGCTAG
- a CDS encoding twin transmembrane helix small protein, which yields MYCLSTGTMLAVVAVLLAGLWVMMRGRSPNLSQKLMRWRVGLQFAAVVLLVVYAYVQHL from the coding sequence ATGTATTGCCTATCGACGGGCACCATGCTCGCCGTCGTTGCGGTGCTTCTCGCAGGGCTTTGGGTCATGATGCGCGGGCGCAGCCCAAACCTCAGCCAGAAGCTGATGCGCTGGCGCGTCGGCCTGCAGTTCGCGGCCGTCGTGCTGCTCGTCGTCTACGCCTACGTGCAGCATCTCTAG
- a CDS encoding peptidoglycan DD-metalloendopeptidase family protein, whose translation MTRTTDATHQQRPRARLTAAAIFVALASMAVSASRAEPSKTAEEAAKKLESQKNELATKKSRSNELQKDLAAIADERREINARLLETAALVQKSEEQMTAIETRLAGLERQEREIRASLAKEHGKISGILAALQRMGRNPPPVIITQREDALEMVRSAMLLGVAFPGLRAEAQALTTKLNDLVGVMASIRREGDSLRAERERLTTTQTRLASLLETKKQTLAERQTELSQVRQATAEIAKNVTDLSDLIAKLSRQVHAPPPMAAAPAPEPKDEIVAVLPPEQSTPSEAPPPSPTGALVRETAIDASPEPAPPRAEEEVAMLTPPSSRQTPPSSSIVELAPTAAALSPGKPDRITPAVPFQLAKGKLPLPARGRKALGFGEKTQYGGTSKGIVVETRFGARVTSPCDGWVVYAGEFRSYGQLLIINAGGGYHVLIAGLSQMDVGPGQFVLAAEPIGTMSGAPRTAELTTGRAGAGPAPQSNAPVLYIEFRKDGEPINSDPWWVSSLQKVQE comes from the coding sequence TTGACCCGGACGACGGACGCAACGCATCAGCAAAGGCCGCGCGCGCGCCTCACGGCGGCGGCGATTTTTGTTGCCCTCGCGTCCATGGCCGTCTCCGCCTCGCGTGCAGAACCTTCCAAGACGGCTGAAGAAGCCGCCAAGAAGCTCGAAAGCCAGAAGAACGAACTCGCCACCAAGAAGTCGCGCAGCAATGAGCTGCAGAAGGATCTCGCCGCCATCGCCGACGAGCGTCGCGAGATCAACGCGCGCCTGCTCGAGACAGCCGCACTCGTTCAAAAGAGCGAAGAGCAGATGACCGCCATCGAGACCCGCTTGGCGGGCCTCGAGCGTCAGGAGCGAGAGATTCGGGCATCGCTGGCGAAAGAGCACGGCAAGATTTCCGGCATCCTCGCCGCTCTGCAACGCATGGGGCGCAACCCGCCACCGGTCATCATCACCCAGCGCGAGGACGCGCTCGAGATGGTGCGCAGCGCGATGCTGCTTGGCGTCGCATTTCCGGGACTGCGCGCCGAGGCCCAGGCGCTGACCACCAAGCTCAATGACCTCGTCGGCGTCATGGCGAGCATCCGCCGCGAAGGAGACTCGCTGCGTGCCGAGCGCGAGCGCCTGACCACGACGCAGACGCGGCTCGCGAGCCTGCTCGAAACCAAGAAGCAAACGCTCGCCGAGCGCCAGACCGAGCTCAGCCAAGTACGTCAGGCCACCGCCGAGATCGCCAAGAACGTCACCGACTTGAGCGACCTGATCGCGAAGCTGAGCCGCCAGGTGCACGCGCCGCCGCCCATGGCGGCCGCGCCCGCGCCGGAGCCCAAGGACGAGATCGTCGCCGTGCTTCCGCCGGAGCAGAGCACGCCGTCCGAAGCGCCCCCCCCGTCCCCGACCGGGGCGCTCGTCCGCGAGACGGCGATCGACGCCTCCCCCGAGCCGGCCCCGCCCCGCGCTGAGGAAGAGGTCGCCATGTTGACCCCGCCGTCCTCGCGCCAGACGCCACCGTCGTCATCCATCGTCGAGTTGGCACCGACCGCAGCCGCGCTGAGCCCCGGCAAGCCGGACCGTATTACACCCGCTGTCCCCTTCCAGCTGGCGAAAGGCAAGTTGCCGCTGCCGGCCCGTGGCCGCAAGGCCTTGGGATTTGGCGAAAAGACACAATATGGTGGCACATCAAAGGGGATTGTGGTCGAAACCCGCTTCGGCGCCCGGGTCACCTCTCCCTGCGACGGCTGGGTCGTCTACGCCGGCGAGTTCCGCAGTTACGGGCAACTCTTGATCATCAACGCCGGCGGCGGATATCATGTCTTGATTGCAGGATTGTCTCAGATGGACGTCGGACCGGGGCAGTTCGTCCTGGCGGCCGAGCCGATCGGAACCATGAGCGGTGCACCGCGCACAGCTGAACTTACAACCGGAAGAGCGGGCGCAGGCCCAGCGCCGCAATCCAACGCACCGGTGCTTTACATAGAGTTCCGCAAGGACGGGGAGCCCATAAATTCCGACCCTTGGTGGGTCTCCTCTCTTCAGAAGGTACAGGAATGA
- a CDS encoding S41 family peptidase, whose product MRKTDFVFWTFLTMTGLAGATTVLNVTQTYSANSPNSELYRQLDLFGDVFERVRSDYVEKPDDTMLVESAINGMLAALDPHSSYMSPKNYRDMQVQTRGEFGGLGIEVTMENGIVKVVAPIDDTPASKAGIQANDLITHLDNDQISGLTLEQAVEKMRGPVNTPITLTVVRKGRDEPFDVKIVRDFIRINAVKARREGDIAYVKVTTFNEQTHANLVKAMDNLKKEIGLDKLRGIIIDLRNNPGGLLDQAIAVSDDFLDRGAIVLTKGRNNEETQRAQARPGDTAEGKPIVVLINGGSASASEIVAGALKDHKRATVIGTRSFGKGSVQTIIPLGANGAIRLTTARYYTPSNRSIQAKGIDPDIVIEQELPEELKGKTPEKPRGEASLRGHLRGESEGKTEGEAVPGKEGEAAEPPKEEESGSSAYVPKEPEKDTQLQFALKFLRGEATGETVAKPIQPQNSLSADKPVPN is encoded by the coding sequence ATGCGCAAGACCGACTTCGTGTTCTGGACGTTTCTGACGATGACGGGTCTCGCCGGTGCGACCACCGTCCTGAACGTCACGCAGACTTACTCGGCGAACTCGCCCAACTCCGAGCTCTACCGCCAGCTGGATCTTTTCGGTGACGTCTTCGAACGCGTCCGCTCCGACTACGTCGAGAAGCCCGACGATACCATGCTGGTCGAAAGTGCGATCAATGGCATGCTGGCCGCTCTCGATCCGCATTCCTCATACATGAGCCCGAAGAACTACCGCGACATGCAGGTGCAGACGCGTGGCGAGTTCGGTGGCCTCGGCATCGAGGTCACAATGGAGAACGGCATCGTCAAGGTCGTCGCTCCGATCGACGATACGCCTGCGTCAAAGGCGGGCATCCAGGCCAACGACCTCATCACCCATCTCGACAACGATCAGATCTCAGGCCTTACCCTCGAGCAGGCCGTTGAGAAGATGCGCGGTCCCGTTAACACGCCGATCACGCTGACCGTTGTCCGCAAGGGCCGCGACGAGCCATTCGACGTGAAGATCGTGCGCGATTTCATCCGCATCAACGCGGTCAAGGCACGCCGCGAGGGTGACATCGCCTACGTCAAGGTCACGACCTTCAACGAGCAGACCCACGCCAATCTTGTGAAGGCGATGGACAACCTCAAGAAGGAGATCGGACTCGACAAGCTGCGCGGCATCATCATCGATCTGCGCAACAATCCGGGCGGTCTGCTCGACCAGGCCATAGCCGTCTCGGATGACTTCCTCGACCGCGGCGCCATCGTGCTGACCAAGGGCCGCAACAACGAGGAGACGCAGCGCGCCCAGGCCCGTCCTGGCGACACCGCCGAGGGCAAGCCGATCGTCGTGCTGATCAACGGCGGCTCCGCCTCGGCTTCCGAGATTGTTGCCGGCGCCCTGAAGGACCACAAGCGCGCGACCGTCATCGGCACACGCTCCTTCGGCAAGGGCTCCGTGCAGACCATCATCCCGCTTGGCGCGAACGGCGCCATCCGGCTGACGACGGCGCGGTACTACACGCCGTCCAACCGCTCGATCCAGGCCAAGGGCATCGATCCTGACATCGTGATCGAGCAGGAGCTGCCCGAAGAGCTGAAGGGCAAGACGCCCGAGAAGCCCCGCGGCGAGGCGAGCCTGCGCGGCCACCTGAGGGGCGAGAGCGAAGGCAAGACCGAGGGCGAAGCGGTGCCCGGCAAGGAAGGCGAGGCCGCCGAGCCACCGAAGGAAGAGGAGTCTGGCTCCTCCGCGTACGTGCCGAAGGAGCCGGAGAAGGACACCCAGCTGCAGTTCGCGCTGAAGTTCCTGCGCGGCGAGGCGACCGGCGAGACGGTAGCGAAACCCATACAGCCTCAGAACAGCCTGTCGGCGGATAAGCCCGTGCCGAACTGA
- a CDS encoding RNA pyrophosphohydrolase, whose product MSHPTPTDPATLGYRPCVGIMVLNRTGHVWVGQRTDMPGDAEGRGTWWQMPQGGIDENEDPRRAALRELREETAIQSVDIIGEAEEWLTYDLPPHLVGVAWGGRYRGQRQKWFAARFLGDDSEIDLGIPGTPHAEFVTWRWCAPAELPALIVPFKRNVYLAVLRSFEPLLKA is encoded by the coding sequence CTGAGCCATCCCACGCCCACCGATCCGGCCACGCTCGGCTACCGCCCCTGCGTCGGCATCATGGTGCTGAACCGCACGGGCCACGTCTGGGTCGGCCAGCGCACAGACATGCCGGGCGACGCCGAGGGCCGTGGCACCTGGTGGCAGATGCCCCAGGGCGGCATCGACGAGAACGAGGACCCGCGGCGCGCGGCGTTGCGCGAGCTGCGCGAGGAGACCGCCATTCAAAGCGTTGACATAATTGGCGAAGCCGAAGAGTGGCTGACCTACGATTTGCCGCCTCACTTGGTCGGCGTGGCCTGGGGCGGCCGCTACCGGGGCCAGCGCCAGAAATGGTTCGCCGCCCGCTTCCTGGGCGACGACAGCGAGATTGATCTCGGCATTCCCGGCACGCCGCATGCGGAATTCGTCACCTGGCGCTGGTGTGCCCCTGCCGAGCTTCCAGCATTGATCGTGCCGTTCAAACGCAACGTATACCTTGCTGTGCTACGGTCGTTTGAGCCCCTGCTTAAAGCCTAG